The following nucleotide sequence is from Populus trichocarpa isolate Nisqually-1 chromosome 11, P.trichocarpa_v4.1, whole genome shotgun sequence.
taattttatccATTCATGTTTCTCCTTATCAAAagactattataatttttttatatatatataaaaattaatcaagaaaaatatctatttttctaaaaaaaactcatacatTAATCTTATTGGATTGAAAGGAACTCGTTCTCGAGTTCtctattcaattaaaaattatttttcatcaaaaacatcattttgcaTGTGGGTCATATCATCATTTATTCCTAAAACTTTTATGTATAATGCCTCGTCATAAATCCTCAACACAACACGTACGCACTTCATCGTTAATCttcaacacaaacaaaaataacatactaagttttgaacattttttttagtgcaaaaccTCCGTAATTGTTTTAtagcacaacaaaaaaaaaaaaccaccaagtattattaggttaatttttcaaacatgttttttctacAACACatatagcaaaacaaaataaccataaaaattCGTTGAGTTTTAATACcaattaatatagaaaaacaaaagataaatgaatttatttcatgtcaaaatcttaaaagaccaaaaacacCAAACCTAGAAAGagtatcaagatatttaattttattcatttaaatcttcatttttcaaagactattataattttttatattaaaaaaataaaactcacaaCAATATTggatagaataaaataaattagaaaaaatattccccttaaataggaataaaaattacaaaaacatcatactaaaaagtaaaaaaataaaaataagtaagaaaaatatattttcctaaaaaaccaCTGCATCAAATTCTCTCCACAAAATCTGAAATACATTAATCTTGGCATCTCAAACAATACCATTCAGAAAATATTGCATTAGCGCCATCAAAAGTACGTAACACAACGCCAAACGTCAGTACTAAAAACGATTTAATCTATACAGTGGTCTCACAGTTTAAACCACTTGCATTAATGTACTCAATAACAGCATAATCAATTAATCATAACTCATCAGATTTACTGTAGACCGCGAACCTGAGGTTGTTATCAGAATCATTAAAATAGATGCTGTTTGGTGCATCATTGCATTTCAGAGAAGCCCTCGTCTTCTCTTGTAGTCACCAACAGTCAAGGTCAAAGCATGTCTTCTCCCATCATTCTCACGGACTTGGCATCCAACATTTGCTTCTATCCTCTGTTTCCTAGCCATGAACCCTGCATGGGCACCCTGAGGTCCACGAAACTTCTGCAGTGCAATCAGTGAGATTTCAAGCTCAAAGTTATGCATTGTATTTGACTCAGTGCCTTGATCCACAGGAGCACTGGTATCAACCAACTTCCCAGCATCAGCTGCCGCATCCAAGGCAGCTGCTGTAGCAGCAACACCAGACTCCGAAATTGCCCCTGCTACCACATGATTACTATCTGCAAGTGCCGCTGTGTCATTTGCCTCACTATTCGATGCTGCAACAGCATCATCTCCTCCAGCAGGGTTTGAAACATAATAATTCCTTGACCTTGTCCATCTCCTTGAAAATGGATCGTACCCAGCTTCTCCGGCTTTTAGACCTGTATTTATAGGCTTCAATTCTGATGCATTTCTGAAGTTCTCAACCCTGTTCTTTCTATTCATTTCTGCCAACCTAAGAGCCTTAGCATCTTTCACCTTAGCCTGCCGAGATGCCTCCAGTTCCAGAATCCTTGCCTCTATCCTCTCAACCTCTGCCTCATCATGCCTACTTTGTGCAATTTCCAACTCCCTCCTCAACCTGTCCTTCTCAGCAGCAACATTTAATGGTCTCGATGATGCAGATTTTTTCTCCTGCAGCATCTGCTTCACAGTGGCTGCTGAGTACACAAAAGTGTTTGACTTACGTATGGCCTCCTTCTTTTCCAAGATATCTTGTTTGCTTGGTAAACGGCCACCACCACGCTCTGCCTCTCTAACCCACTGTTTATACTCTTCCTCAGTTGGTGCAGAATCTGACACCATAGCCATCTGCCACCTGGCAGCAGAGCTATCAGCACCCCAAGTAACATTCAAATACTTATAAGTTGACTTATTCTCCAGTTTGTATGGTTTGTCAGGTTCTGCAGCATCAACATTCCGGACCATGCAGAGCCTGTACACAGGCCCAGTCTTCGATCTACCAATCCCTACCCTCACAAAACAACCAATAATCAATTCTTCAAACCAAGGCTCCATAAACCATTTTGCAAGTTTTGTTCTCCGAattgtaatttcttttatatcttcATAAGTTGGCCCCCGGGACCCAGGATCCCCATCCTCATCACTATCTGCCATTCCACCATCACCTGTTGACCCTTCATCCTCACTGTGAGACCTACTTCCACTCTCACTCTCACTGCTAGAGCTACTCAGACGTGCTGAAGTGAAATTATTCTTCTTGACTTGTGCAAAGCCCCTGCTGCCAGCAGATCCTCTAGATGCATCCCTCAACTTGCGATGAGCCTCCGGGTCCTGCTGTTTTAATCGTTTAGCTCTCAATTCATTCAATGCATCATCTTTAGCAGCAGCCCTGTCAGCTGACCTAGCTGACGAACGCACTCCACGCGACGATGGAAGAGGTGGAGTCTCTTTTCTAGATCGGGTTGGCTTATCATTGTCCCTTTTCGATCTGATTTTCTCAGTCAAATGTTTATCCCCTTTCTTGTCTGCCCGGTCTGCCAATATCAACTCCCTGTCAAGTTCACTCATCTGAGCAAGCTTCTGCCGATCATTCTCGTCTTTGTAAAGATCATCACCAATATCCGATCCATCACTACTCTCACCCTCACGATCCGAACCACCATCATCATAATCACCTTCTTCCTGACTACCCCCCTCATCATCCCTCTCATTAGTTTCCAGTCTCTTCTTCAAAGGCACTTGAGAACCAGATGGCTTCCTACTTGCATACCCACGATCATCATCCGAACCATCATCCCTAGAATCACTTCCACCATCCGAATATGAACCCTCCTGTTTTCGCCTCCTCGATGGAGGTAATGAATTCCTGTTTCTTCCTGATTTCCCAGTCCTTCCCGCTGCCTCAAGCAGCAAATTTTCTAAATCCGCCATCGTCATACACTACACTGACTTCAAGTACCACTGGAATTAGTCCCCAAGTGTCAATCCAACAAGTTAACCAACCAAATATACAAAAACATGAATTGGTTATCAAAAGCAAATCTTTTTAACtctcacaattaaaaaaaaaaaaaaaaaccgcaaaCCATAATCTACAGCAGCTGATTGTGGGGTGATAATTCCCACTATAATCTTTATCAACCCAGTAAATTAAAAACGACCCAAATTAAAATCTACAGCTGATTGAAACcctaatatcataaaaatcccTTCTTTTTGTAAAACACTAGAAATCAAACGCAAAATTTAAACCAATACCAACCGTGAGAAGGAAGCAAGAAAGCTAAGCTGAATTAGGGTTTGGAGAGGCAATGGAGAGCTTACCGTCTGAGATTTTCGAAGGCAGGATCGAGCTAAAGATTGAATCTTTGCAATCTAGAATGTGCGTGGAGAGAGAAACAGAGATCATAGATTCGCtagaggatatttttttataaaaaaatcaggagTTCAGTTTTAACTTTTAGGAACTAGAAAAGTCACACGTCAATTGTCAAATCAGTCCTCTATGTTAAAGTTCTTAACAAAACACTACTATGAGTCTAGAATATTACGATTCAGCCACCCGAAATTGGTTGTCACAAGGCTATCTCCaagagataataataataataataataggggAAAAGCCTTGAAACTATATAGTAAAAATTTTATACAGACTGATGTAATGGCTTTTTAACCTGGTTTATATGATTTTCTTGGTTCgtattgatataataaaaattaaagaaatcgttattatttgcataatttttgCATAGCAATAAATAAAGGAAGATTTTATGAATagttagtaattattttattaactagtttaattaaaacaCCTTGACAGAtgtaattaagaacaaaaaaaaacttgggacCCAGAGGttttgctttctctgtggtctcaggttcgagccctgtggttgctcatatgatggccactggaggcttacatggtcgttaacttcagggcccgtgggattagtagAGGTACGCGTAAATTGGCttgaacacccacgttaaactaaaaaaaaaaacaaaaaataactttctATAGGCATAAAAAAACCCCTTTCCGATTTGGTTGAATATATCATAAGAATTAAGAGCTAGTAcctatattaaatattttttagataaaagatAAAGTATGATGAGgggatttttaattaaaaagtttcgAGAAAGTAAGTTAGAATCAAAAGccacaaaaaataaaggacTCGAGGTTTTTATCTCATAATTTTGTTTAGAGAATAAAAAGGAActaaggaagaaagaaaaacaacattaaaaaacagTAATAGTTTGTAAGAGAGCTTTTGGAAATGTCggtcaatttatgtttttaaaaatttaaattatttttttgtcaaaaaataaatttttttatgttttggataattttgatgtgctgatctcaaaaataattttttaaaaataaaaaaaattattttgatgtatttcagcatgaaaagcattttgaaaaataaccgcaCTCATACTCCCAAACAGGCTAATATGTActcattttgatgatttttgttttggtgttcaCACTTCACTGCTTGGTGAGACcctagttattaaactcgaatCAATCTAGCGGGTCGATTTGAGACTTGGTGGTTGGATCGGTTTGGGTAAGGTAAAAGACTGGCTAGTGCAAAAACCCTTTGGTATATGTATtctatattcataagaaaaaaattgttttttcaatgttggatttgaagccctttagtatatatattctatgttcacaaaaaaaaaagttattttttcaatgtgggatttgaaaccttttagtatatatactctatattcacaagaaaaaaattatgttttttcaatgtgggataaaaaaatttagtttaaatacttcaacttaaaagaataacatgatatcttttaatgtgaaatttaaaagatttgaaaccctttagtatatatactctatgttcacaaaaaaaataacttattttttaatgtgagatttgaagctttttagtatatatactttatgttcacaaaaaaaaaattatgttttttgaatgtgggataaaaaactttttttgtttaaatacttcaacttaaaaggataaaaatatatcttttcaatgtggaataaaaacctttttgaaatattcttttaaacttcattatttacaacatgtatagtctatattcacatgaattgttttttaatttttttcatatgaaatattaaaacttaaaatattttttttaatttttccgggttgacccgtgtAACTCGCGACCCGGCCCCTTGATCGGGTCAACCCCCGGatcgggtttgataactatgggtgagactattttttatataaaaaaataatgttaaagtattttgtaatttattataaatttataaataatatattttctataaagttacataaaaaataaaaataatttaataattgtttgagatttaaatgaaaaactaaaataatttaataattttttgaattttaaatgaaaaactaaaataattaaaatttatttttaataaaacttaaaatggaaaatatatttctattaaaaaattattaaataggtTAAACATGTGgaataatgaaatgaaaaaacaatatctagtgtttcaaatatgttagataaaaaaaaataagagtaaaaGAGATTTTTTACATTCTGTATTATTTTCCACCAACCTAACATAATAGAAAGACACTCACTTTgtaatatatgaatttttagagaaaaaataatttaatttcttttagtttagaaattttattcttttttttttaatttagtattatCATGCTTAATCGTAGCTTTTGAAAAGTGAAActagaataggaaaaaaataaatattttagatttttcattataattatagtatttttcattttttatttttttaatttatatatgaagACAAACTCTATTATCCTTGGTCATCAATTACCTCaccttatttttatatcattactAAATATAACTTACATTCTCTATATTATTCAGTCTTGtcagtttaaaaatataaaaaatatattttttttatttttatttttcaattcagtgTTATTATTCTTCATCCTAACCTTTTGAAAAGTGAAACTTGAAtgggaaaaaattaagaattttagatttttcttcatagttatattattttttatttttaaatattttaatttataataaactctGTTATCTTGGTTATATCacccataattattaaatctggACCTGCCTGATGGGTTGATCCGGGACCCGAATGACCCAATGGCTAGACCAGTCCGGGTAAGATAAAAGATCGGCCTGAGTAAAAACCTAGCAAAA
It contains:
- the LOC7485448 gene encoding protein RTF1 homolog — its product is MTMADLENLLLEAAGRTGKSGRNRNSLPPSRRRKQEGSYSDGGSDSRDDGSDDDRGYASRKPSGSQVPLKKRLETNERDDEGGSQEEGDYDDGGSDREGESSDGSDIGDDLYKDENDRQKLAQMSELDRELILADRADKKGDKHLTEKIRSKRDNDKPTRSRKETPPLPSSRGVRSSARSADRAAAKDDALNELRAKRLKQQDPEAHRKLRDASRGSAGSRGFAQVKKNNFTSARLSSSSSESESGSRSHSEDEGSTGDGGMADSDEDGDPGSRGPTYEDIKEITIRRTKLAKWFMEPWFEELIIGCFVRVGIGRSKTGPVYRLCMVRNVDAAEPDKPYKLENKSTYKYLNVTWGADSSAARWQMAMVSDSAPTEEEYKQWVREAERGGGRLPSKQDILEKKEAIRKSNTFVYSAATVKQMLQEKKSASSRPLNVAAEKDRLRRELEIAQSRHDEAEVERIEARILELEASRQAKVKDAKALRLAEMNRKNRVENFRNASELKPINTGLKAGEAGYDPFSRRWTRSRNYYVSNPAGGDDAVAASNSEANDTAALADSNHVVAGAISESGVAATAAALDAAADAGKLVDTSAPVDQGTESNTMHNFELEISLIALQKFRGPQGAHAGFMARKQRIEANVGCQVRENDGRRHALTLTVGDYKRRRGLL